A genomic segment from Frateuria edaphi encodes:
- a CDS encoding ABC transporter permease has product MLQIKPILAALKRHKAGTVLIALQIALTLAIVCNALFIIQQRTEHLSRPTGMVETNLLTVANRWVGADDKATPSLGKTDLEALRRMPGVVDATMTNSYPLRGGGWSTSINITPEAKKEMAHTTLYFTDDHALAAMGLTLVAGRNFRPDEIDWVDAKEFTTTPVVIVTRELAHKLYPKGDALGKVLYHSGQTKPSTIIGIVDRLQVPWTGSWANNFAENSMLIPRLLTGNFGSYLVRTQPGQLERLTKAVPALLIKTNRMRVIPEERGVRTFAEVREQAYKSDRGMAILMGVVCAVLLAITAAGIVGLTSFWVGQRRKQIGVRRALGATKHDILSYFLTENLLIGAGGVILGAALAIGMNLWMVSHFEMERLSMVYVAAGVIALLLLGQGAVLAPAMKASRVPPVEATRSV; this is encoded by the coding sequence TCATCCAGCAGCGGACCGAGCACCTCTCGCGTCCGACCGGCATGGTCGAGACCAACCTGTTGACCGTCGCCAACCGCTGGGTCGGCGCCGACGACAAGGCGACGCCGTCGCTGGGCAAGACCGACCTGGAGGCGCTGCGCCGCATGCCGGGCGTGGTCGATGCCACCATGACCAACTCCTATCCGCTGCGCGGCGGTGGCTGGTCGACCAGCATCAACATCACGCCGGAAGCGAAGAAGGAGATGGCGCACACCACGCTCTACTTCACCGACGACCATGCGCTGGCCGCGATGGGCCTCACCCTGGTGGCGGGCCGCAACTTCCGGCCGGACGAGATCGACTGGGTCGACGCCAAGGAATTCACCACCACGCCGGTGGTGATCGTGACCAGGGAGCTGGCCCACAAGCTTTATCCGAAGGGCGACGCCCTGGGCAAGGTGCTGTACCACTCCGGCCAGACCAAGCCGAGCACCATCATCGGCATCGTCGATCGGCTGCAGGTGCCGTGGACGGGTTCCTGGGCGAACAATTTCGCCGAGAACTCGATGCTGATTCCCCGCCTGCTCACCGGCAACTTCGGCAGCTACCTGGTACGTACCCAGCCCGGGCAGCTCGAACGCCTCACCAAGGCGGTGCCGGCGTTGCTGATCAAGACCAACCGCATGCGCGTGATCCCGGAAGAACGTGGCGTACGCACCTTCGCCGAAGTCCGCGAGCAGGCCTACAAGAGCGACCGTGGCATGGCCATCCTGATGGGCGTGGTCTGCGCGGTGCTGCTGGCGATCACCGCCGCGGGCATCGTCGGCCTGACCAGCTTCTGGGTCGGCCAGCGGCGCAAGCAGATCGGCGTGCGCCGCGCGCTGGGCGCGACCAAGCACGACATCCTTTCCTACTTCCTCACCGAGAACCTGCTGATCGGCGCCGGCGGCGTGATCCTGGGCGCCGCGCTGGCGATCGGCATGAACCTGTGGATGGTGAGCCATTTCGAGATGGAGCGGCTGTCGATGGTGTACGTCGCGGCGGGCGTGATCGCGCTGCTGCTGCTGGGGCAGGGCGCGGTGCTCGCGCCGGCGATGAAGGCCTCGCGCGTGCCGCCGGTGGAAGCGACGCGCTCGGTGTGA